Below is a window of Vulpes vulpes isolate BD-2025 chromosome 14, VulVul3, whole genome shotgun sequence DNA.
TTCTGTACCACCTCCCACTCGTTCTGGCACAGCTTATAGGCCAGCTGGGAGCCACTCTCATGCAAGGCATCCAGCATGCCGCCCTGGGAGGGCCATACCTGtggctgctgctgcagctgcacCCGCTGGGGGCCGGGCTTGGTCTcttccatggggagcctgctgagGTTGCCCCCACAGACTCCAAACGCCTTCTTGGGCTTTGGTGGCAGGCTGGCTGGCCGGGCTCTCTTTAACTTGGGAGGAGCTGTGGGCACATTCTTCAAGCCTTTGGTATTAAAGAAGTCTATATAATCTACAAAGCGGAGGATACAGTCCAGCAAAGACTGCTGTTCCCGGAAAAGGCTGGACACCTTGCTGGTGATGACATCTAGGCTATCCATGTATGTGTTACACGCATGTAGGCCTTTCCTCACGTGCATGTACCACAGCAGCTCACAGGAGAACCAGTGGGCCTGGAGGAAGCTGAAGAGCTCCTCGTCTAGGAGGGCTTGGGACATCTGACAGAGATTTTGCAGGCTGGCATCAGAAGTGACAAACACCGCCTCCCGCAGGGCTTCCTTCATGAGCCTTTTAAAGGATGGATTTGCTGAACTCCGATGCAACTTCTTCTCCAGGAGCCGGGTGGTGTGGTAGATAGAGAGGAGGATGCGCGCAGCAGGGAAGATCTCCTGCAGGATGGCTCGATGGGGGAAGGAGGGATCCACAAACACCACCttgaccttgggccagtcacaGTTGAACTCCGTGAAGATACTCAGCATCTTGGCCACAGAGGTAGCCGTCTCAGCCTGAAGCACGGCAAAGTGTACCACTCGACCCTCTCGTTCCTTGTTCTCCACCAAGAAAGCATAAAGGATGTGGCCCTGGGCGTTCTCCACCCGGTGTAGCAAGAGATTCTCTGGGAAGCGGATAAACAGATCACTCATCTTGCTGCTCTGGAAGCTCAACCGGTCCAGGTCTTGGCTGTTGCCCACGCTGAGTGAAGCCATGGAACCCTCATCCACCTTAAGAAAGTTTTTCATCACTTTGGCTATCTTGGCCAGGTCAGAAGGAGTGATTCCCTCCTGCTCTGGCTTTGAGGGTGTTTGGACCTTATCTAAGCAAAATGATGGTTCAACAAGGGACTTCTTGGCCAGGTCAAGGTCCTTCTCGATCATGGGCTGCGCAGGCTGGGGTTTCTGCAGGCATACGGTCTTCTGAGATTTGCCAGCGGTGTCTCCTCTGGGACCTGCAGTTTTGTAGTCAACGTGGATGTGCTGGGTGTTGAGTTCACTGATGAACAATCTATCCAGTTTCTCATTGTACCGCAGGAGCAAGTATGCTGGGCACATGTCCACCTCTGATGTTCTCTTCCTGTTTGACTGAGTCCGAATACAGACAAATTTCACCTGCACATATCTAAGGAAGGTAGAGGTGACAGTGAGAAAGGTACTGCCCACCCCTTTCTAAGACAAGACCCCGTAGGGACTTACAGTGGCTGCTATGTGTCCCAGAGACCACGAGGCAGTGTAGGACGTAGGGAAGGAAGACTGATATTCACATTCCAATCCCAAAGTGTTTAGCTCTTTTGTCAAGACCCTGCCCAACTGACACTGCATTCATTTTCATCATCAGCAGTTCAAAGCCCCCACTCCTTTCATTCATGCTCTGTGGCCTGTCTGCAGCTCCCAGTGATTCAGCATGAGGCAAGACACGAGGGAAAACAGACAAGAGGCGGCAGCAGAGGGCCAGCTGGTTACTCACTGTTTAAAATGTCCTTTATGTTCTTGCCTTTTGGGGAACTACTGcttttgcctcctcctcctccagacaGCAAAGATACAAGTGGCCTTCTCTCAGAGGAAAGATCTCTATTCATCTTTCACTTAAACAAAAATGTCCAAATCCCAAGAGAGTCTAAGAATCCCGGGGCTAGATGACCTTCGGGTCCCTTTAGCTTTGCCATTCTAGGATGAAAGTGATGATTCAAAGGAGAGGGATAGGGGCACCTACGTGGCtgaatcagttaagcatctgcctttggctcacctcatgatcccagggtcctgggttcaagccacagcctctccttctacccctccctctcACTCATGTTCTCACatgctctgctgtctctctcaaataatcttaaataaacaaaggaGAGGGATAATTAAATTGAATATCTGTTCTTTTCCTATCATCATTCAACCCATGCTTCGAGGCCAAATCAGGTCTCACCTTCTCCAGTAAGCCTTTGTGGATGTTTCAACCCATAGTAACTGCTCCCTTCTTGGAattcattgcatttatttaacataaaagGCTTAAAACTTCTCTGGGTGGCAGCATAACTAGTGGTTAAACTGGAGAGAGATGCTGGAGGCTGACTACCTGGATATTAATAAGGACTCCATCACTCGTAAGATCTTTGACTTTATgcaagtcactttacctctctgtgtgCAGTTTCCTAGTCATAAAATGAGACTGTCTTATTAAGACTGTTAT
It encodes the following:
- the ZSWIM3 gene encoding zinc finger SWIM domain-containing protein 3; amino-acid sequence: MELGSCFKTYEDFKECFSAYKKENRCSFILRDCVSVRFHNLNHGTCIREDILYVQVKFVCIRTQSNRKRTSEVDMCPAYLLLRYNEKLDRLFISELNTQHIHVDYKTAGPRGDTAGKSQKTVCLQKPQPAQPMIEKDLDLAKKSLVEPSFCLDKVQTPSKPEQEGITPSDLAKIAKVMKNFLKVDEGSMASLSVGNSQDLDRLSFQSSKMSDLFIRFPENLLLHRVENAQGHILYAFLVENKEREGRVVHFAVLQAETATSVAKMLSIFTEFNCDWPKVKVVFVDPSFPHRAILQEIFPAARILLSIYHTTRLLEKKLHRSSANPSFKRLMKEALREAVFVTSDASLQNLCQMSQALLDEELFSFLQAHWFSCELLWYMHVRKGLHACNTYMDSLDVITSKVSSLFREQQSLLDCILRFVDYIDFFNTKGLKNVPTAPPKLKRARPASLPPKPKKAFGVCGGNLSRLPMEETKPGPQRVQLQQQPQVWPSQGGMLDALHESGSQLAYKLCQNEWEVVQNSTHLVDLAGSSVDIQLLEDSHHVSKDGCSCSCSFQQSYHLPCRHILALLHTSQKPVGEAMVCRRWQKRYQHLLGPNGELRDPVMIPNTGQPGKQGRSDMIQDLSRELANLLMQSEGPELEERYSTLRKIVDIWADPCQPPEPSQQPEDFKDVGRLPFLWGKPEEGEGLPLAGATIHD